The Engystomops pustulosus chromosome 4, aEngPut4.maternal, whole genome shotgun sequence genome contains a region encoding:
- the PDIA3 gene encoding protein disulfide-isomerase A3: MARSLLLSALFLVAASTAWASDVIDLTDDDFDGTISQYEMILVEFFAPWCGHCKKLAPEYEEAATKLKGTVSLAKVDCTANSNTCNKYGVSGYPTLKIFRNGEESGAYDGPRNADGIVSTLKKQAGPASVDLKSVEEFDKFISDTDASVVGFFRSLYDTAHSEYLKVANTLREKYRFAHTDENELVDKYDSNGEGVVLFRPPRLANKFEDSSVSFPADEKITTHKIKKFIQDNIFGICPHMTEDNRELIQGKDLLVAYYDVDYEKNPKGSNYWRNRVMMVAKKFLDAGHKLNFAVANRKSFAHEVTEFGLDGSAGDIPVVGIKSAKGEKYVMQEEFTRDGKALERFLQDYFDGKLKKYLKSEPVPQNNDGPVKVVVAENFDEIVNDESKDVLIEFYAPWCGHCKNLEPKYKELGEKLGNDPNIVIAKMDATANDVPSHYEVRGFPTIYFAPAGSKQSPKRYEGGREVSDFLGYLKKEATNPPVVKDDEKPKKKKKEEL, translated from the exons ATGGCGCGCAGCCTCCTCCTCAGCGCCCTCTTCCTTGTGGCCGCCAGCACCGCATGGGCCTCGGATGTCATAGACTTGACAGACGACGACTTTGATGGCACCATCTCCCAGTATGAGATGATCCTGGTGGAGTTCTTTGCTCCATG GTGTGGACACTGTAAGAAGCTTGCACCGGAATATGAGGAGGCTGCCACCAAATTGAAAGGAACCGTCTCTCTGGCTAAG GTTGACTGTACAGCAAACTCTAACACTTGCAACAAATACGGAGTCAGTGGTTACCCTACTCTCAAGATCTTCAGAAACGGAGAAGAGTCTGGTGCTTATGACGGCCCTAGGAATGCTG ATGGTATTGTCAGCACCCTGAAGAAACAGGCCGGCCCTGCATCTGTTGATCTGAAGTCTGTAGAAGAATTTGACAAATTTATCAGTGACACTGATGCATCCGTTGTGG GCTTTTTCCGTAGTCTATACGACACTGCTCATTCTGAATATCTGAAAGTTGCCAACACGCTAAGGGAGAAATACCGCTTTGCTCACACAGATGAAAATGAGTTGGTGGACAAATATGACTCCAATGGAGA GGGTGTCGTCTTATTCCGTCCACCACGTCTTGCAAACAAGTTTGAAGACAGTTCTGTGTCTTTCCCTGCCGATGAGAAGATCACCACTCACAAGATCAAGAAGTTCATCCAGGATAACAT ATTTGGCATCTGCCCTCACATGACTGAAGACAATAGAGAATTAATCCAAGGAAAGGATCTGCTTGTGGCCTATTATGATGTGGACTATGAGAAGAATCCCAAGGGCTCCAACTACTGGAGAAACAG AGTAATGATGGTAGCAAAGAAGTTCCTCGATGCTGGTCACAAACTCAATTTTGCTGTTGCCAACCGTAAGTCCTTTGCACATGAAGTGACTGAGTTTGGCTTGGATGGCAGCGCTGGAGACATTCCTGTTGTTGGAATTAAATCCGCCAAAGGAGAGAAATACGTCATGCAGGAGGAGTTCAC TCGTGATGGAAAGGCACTGGAGCGATTCCTCCAAGACTACTTTGATGGTAAACTGAAGAAATACCTGAAATCTGAGCCTGTTCCTCAAAACAATGATGGCCCAGTAAAG GTGGTTGTGGCTGAAAACTTTGATGAAATTGTAAATGATGAGAGCAAGGATGTTCTGATTGAGTTCTACGCTCCATGGTGCGGACACTGCAAGAACCTGGAACCCAAATACAAAGAACTTGGAGAGAAG TTGGGCAATGATCCAAACATCGTTATTGCCAAGATGGACGCCACTGCAAATGATGTGCCTTCCCATTATGAAGTCAGGGG GTTCcccaccatttactttgcaccagCTGGAAGTAAGCAGAGTCCAAAGAGATATGAG GGTGGCAGAGAGGTTAGTGACTTCCTCGGTTACTTGAAGAAGGAGGCTACAAACCCTCCAGTTGTCAAAGATGATGAAAAAcccaaaaagaagaagaaagaagaattgTAA